From the genome of Paraburkholderia aromaticivorans, one region includes:
- the mutS gene encoding DNA mismatch repair protein MutS produces the protein MGIQTAAANDVAQHTPMMQQYLRIKADHPGTLVFYRMGDFYELFFEDAEKAARLLDLTLTQRGASAGNPIKMAGVPHHAVEQYLAKLVKLGESVAICEQIGDPATSKGPVERKVVRVVTPGTLTDAALLSDKSDVYLLAMCVAHNRRGVATSVGLAWLNLASGALRLAEVAPDQVAAALERIRPAEILVADTPSDSASWTPPVNAGALTRVPVWHFDINSGTQRLCDQLEVAGLDGFGAHSLTCACGAAGALLLYAAATQGQQLRHVRSLKVEYESEYIGLDPATRRNLELTETLRGTESPTLCSLLDTCCTTMGSRLLRHWLHHPPRESAVAQARQQAIGTLLDAPPGAGVDALRGALRQISDIERITGRLALLSARPRDLSSLRDTFIALPELRTQLAAVSPNADSLARIDASLEPPQACVELLRRAVAQEPSAMVRDGGVIARGYDAELDELRDISENCGQFLIDLETRERARTGIGNLRVEYNKVHGFYIEVTRGQTDKVPDDYRRRQTLKNAERYITPELKTFEDKALSAQERALARERSLYDALLQALLPFIPDCQRVASALAELDLLAAFGERARALDWVAPTFSPEAGIEIEQGRHPVVEAQVEQFIANDCTLTPERKLLLITGPNMGGKSTFMRQTALIALLAYVGSYVPARRAAFGPIDRIFTRIGAADDLAGGRSTFMVEMTEAAAILNDATPQSLVLMDEIGRGTSTFDGLALAWAIARHLLAHNGCHTLFATHYFELTQLPAEFAQAANVHLSAVEHGHGIVFLHAVSEGPANQSYGLQVAQLAGVPNAVIRAARKHLAHLEQQSAAQPAPQLDLFATPLPMLLEDADDERDAKEKPPVSPAMQALVERLRGIDPNDLRPREALDLLYELHELAAAPDADH, from the coding sequence ATGGGCATTCAAACCGCTGCGGCCAACGACGTCGCACAGCACACCCCGATGATGCAGCAGTACCTTCGCATCAAGGCGGATCATCCGGGCACGCTGGTGTTCTACCGGATGGGCGACTTCTACGAACTCTTTTTCGAAGATGCGGAAAAAGCCGCACGTCTGCTCGATCTGACACTCACGCAACGGGGCGCGTCGGCAGGCAATCCGATCAAGATGGCCGGCGTGCCGCACCACGCGGTCGAGCAATATCTGGCCAAGCTCGTGAAGCTCGGCGAATCCGTCGCGATCTGCGAGCAGATCGGCGATCCGGCTACGTCGAAGGGCCCGGTGGAGCGCAAAGTGGTGCGCGTGGTCACGCCGGGCACGCTTACGGACGCCGCGCTGCTGTCCGACAAGAGCGATGTCTACCTGCTGGCCATGTGCGTCGCCCACAATCGGCGCGGCGTCGCGACCAGCGTCGGCCTCGCGTGGCTGAATCTGGCAAGCGGCGCATTGCGCCTCGCCGAAGTCGCGCCCGACCAGGTGGCGGCCGCGCTCGAACGGATTCGTCCCGCGGAAATTCTGGTAGCCGACACGCCCAGCGACTCGGCGAGCTGGACGCCGCCGGTCAACGCGGGCGCCCTCACCCGCGTGCCGGTCTGGCACTTCGACATCAACTCGGGCACGCAGCGCTTGTGCGATCAGCTGGAAGTGGCCGGGCTCGACGGCTTCGGCGCGCATTCGCTGACCTGCGCGTGCGGCGCAGCCGGCGCGTTGCTGCTGTACGCCGCCGCCACGCAAGGCCAGCAGTTGCGTCACGTGCGCAGTCTGAAGGTCGAATACGAGTCCGAATACATCGGCCTCGACCCCGCCACGCGCCGCAACCTCGAACTGACGGAAACACTGCGCGGCACCGAGTCGCCCACGCTGTGTTCGCTCCTCGACACCTGCTGCACCACCATGGGCAGCCGTCTGCTGCGCCATTGGCTGCATCATCCGCCGCGCGAATCGGCGGTGGCGCAAGCGCGCCAGCAGGCGATCGGCACCTTGCTCGACGCGCCGCCGGGCGCGGGCGTCGACGCGTTGCGCGGCGCGTTGCGGCAGATCTCGGACATCGAGCGGATCACCGGGCGTCTCGCGCTGCTCTCGGCGCGGCCTCGCGATCTGTCGAGCCTGCGCGATACCTTCATTGCATTGCCCGAGTTGCGCACGCAGCTCGCGGCCGTTTCGCCGAATGCGGATTCGCTGGCGCGCATCGACGCTTCGCTCGAGCCGCCGCAAGCCTGCGTCGAACTGCTCAGGCGCGCGGTCGCCCAGGAACCGTCGGCCATGGTGCGCGACGGCGGCGTGATCGCGCGCGGCTACGATGCCGAGCTGGACGAGTTGCGCGATATTTCGGAAAACTGCGGGCAGTTCCTGATCGACCTCGAAACCCGCGAGCGCGCGCGCACGGGCATCGGCAATCTGCGCGTCGAGTACAACAAGGTGCATGGCTTCTATATCGAAGTCACGCGCGGCCAGACCGACAAGGTGCCGGACGACTATCGCCGCCGTCAGACCCTGAAGAACGCCGAGCGCTACATCACGCCGGAACTGAAAACGTTCGAGGACAAAGCGCTGTCCGCGCAGGAACGCGCGCTCGCCCGCGAACGCTCGCTTTATGACGCGTTGCTGCAGGCGCTGCTGCCCTTCATCCCGGATTGCCAGCGGGTGGCTTCGGCACTCGCCGAGCTCGATCTGCTCGCGGCCTTCGGCGAGCGCGCCCGCGCGCTCGACTGGGTCGCGCCGACGTTCTCGCCGGAGGCCGGCATCGAAATCGAGCAGGGACGGCATCCGGTTGTCGAGGCGCAGGTCGAGCAGTTCATCGCCAACGACTGCACGCTTACGCCCGAGCGCAAACTGCTGCTGATCACCGGTCCGAACATGGGCGGCAAGTCCACCTTCATGCGGCAGACCGCGCTGATCGCGCTCCTCGCGTATGTGGGCAGCTACGTGCCCGCGCGGCGCGCCGCCTTCGGCCCGATCGACCGTATCTTCACGCGTATCGGCGCGGCGGACGACCTCGCCGGCGGCCGCTCCACCTTCATGGTCGAGATGACCGAGGCCGCCGCGATCCTGAACGACGCCACGCCGCAGAGCCTCGTGCTGATGGACGAGATCGGCCGCGGCACCTCCACCTTCGACGGCCTCGCGCTGGCGTGGGCCATCGCGCGGCATCTGCTCGCGCACAACGGCTGCCATACACTCTTTGCCACCCACTACTTCGAACTGACGCAGTTGCCGGCGGAGTTTGCGCAGGCGGCCAACGTGCACCTGTCGGCGGTCGAACATGGGCACGGCATCGTGTTCCTGCACGCAGTCAGCGAAGGGCCAGCGAATCAGAGCTACGGTCTGCAGGTCGCGCAACTCGCCGGCGTGCCGAATGCGGTGATTCGCGCGGCGCGCAAGCATCTTGCGCATCTCGAACAGCAGTCGGCCGCACAGCCCGCGCCGCAACTCGATCTGTTCGCCACGCCCTTGCCAATGCTGCTCGAAGACGCGGATGACGAGCGCGACGCGAAGGAGAAGCCGCCTGTGTCGCCCGCCATGCAGGCGCTCGTCGAGCGCTTGCGCGGCATCGATCCGAACGATTTGCGGCCGCGCGAAGCACTCGACCTGCTGTACGAATTGCATGAACTGGCCGCGGCGCCGGATGCGGATCATTGA
- a CDS encoding inositol monophosphatase family protein — protein sequence MHPMLNIAVKAARRAAQIINRASLDLDLIQVSKKQHNDFVTEVDKASEAAIIDTLKTAYPDHAILAEESGESENESEYQWIIDPLDGTTNFIHGFPYYCVSIALAHKGIVTQAVVYDPTRNDLFTASRGRGAFLNDRRIRVAKRDRLADGLIGTGFPFREKDGLEAYGRQFAEMTGACAGLRRPGAAALDLANVAAGRMDGFFEQGLNPWDVAAGSLLITEAGGLVGNYTGDSDFLHIGEIVAGNPKVYAQMIPILSRYSRTRQQPA from the coding sequence ATGCATCCCATGCTCAATATCGCTGTGAAGGCCGCGCGCCGCGCAGCCCAGATCATCAACCGCGCGTCGCTCGACCTCGATCTCATCCAGGTCAGCAAGAAACAGCACAACGATTTCGTCACGGAGGTCGACAAAGCGTCTGAAGCGGCGATCATCGACACGCTGAAGACCGCCTACCCCGATCACGCCATTCTCGCCGAAGAATCCGGCGAGTCGGAGAATGAATCCGAATACCAGTGGATCATCGATCCGCTCGACGGCACCACCAATTTCATCCACGGTTTCCCGTACTACTGCGTGTCGATCGCGCTGGCTCACAAGGGCATCGTGACGCAAGCCGTGGTCTACGACCCGACCCGCAACGACCTGTTCACCGCCTCGCGCGGCCGTGGCGCGTTCCTCAACGATCGCCGCATCCGCGTGGCCAAGCGCGACCGTCTGGCCGACGGCCTGATCGGCACCGGCTTCCCGTTCCGCGAAAAGGACGGCCTCGAAGCGTACGGCCGCCAGTTCGCTGAAATGACCGGCGCCTGCGCCGGCCTGCGCCGTCCGGGCGCCGCCGCGCTCGATCTGGCGAACGTCGCCGCCGGCCGGATGGACGGCTTCTTCGAGCAAGGCCTGAATCCGTGGGACGTCGCCGCGGGCAGCCTGCTGATCACGGAAGCCGGCGGCCTCGTCGGCAACTACACGGGTGATTCGGATTTCCTGCACATCGGCGAAATCGTTGCGGGCAACCCGAAGGTCTACGCACAGATGATCCCGATCCTGTCGCGCTACAGCCGCACGCGCCAGCAGCCCGCATAA
- the cysE gene encoding serine O-acetyltransferase, with protein MFTRLREDIATIRERDPAARSAWEVLTCYPGLHALVLHRLAHACWRANRRWLARFVSQMARFMTGIEIHPGATLGRRVFIDHGMGVVIGETAQVGDDCTIYQGVTLGGTSLTRGAKRHPTLERGVIVGAGAKVLGGFTIGAEAKIGSNAVVTKPVPARGTAVGNPARIIVPAAMASETAARAANADSGGAARDVKRSAGSSGFCAYGITPNADDPVSLAIHGLIDHAATQAKRIDEIVDALERLGTSLEGLQGADAALLDLRRLSAAIAGKVEGAAVER; from the coding sequence ATGTTCACGAGACTTCGCGAAGACATCGCCACGATCCGCGAGCGCGACCCCGCCGCCCGCAGCGCCTGGGAAGTCCTCACGTGTTATCCGGGTCTGCACGCGCTCGTGCTGCACCGGCTCGCGCATGCCTGCTGGCGGGCAAACCGCCGCTGGCTCGCGCGTTTCGTCTCGCAGATGGCGCGCTTCATGACCGGCATTGAAATCCATCCGGGCGCGACGCTCGGGCGGCGCGTGTTCATCGATCACGGCATGGGCGTGGTGATCGGCGAAACCGCGCAGGTCGGCGACGACTGCACGATCTACCAGGGCGTGACGCTCGGCGGCACCTCGCTCACGCGCGGGGCGAAGCGGCATCCCACGCTCGAGCGCGGCGTGATCGTAGGCGCGGGCGCGAAGGTGCTCGGCGGTTTCACGATCGGCGCGGAAGCGAAGATCGGCTCGAACGCGGTGGTGACCAAGCCCGTGCCGGCGCGCGGCACGGCGGTGGGCAATCCCGCGCGCATCATCGTGCCGGCGGCGATGGCATCGGAAACGGCTGCGCGCGCGGCGAACGCCGATTCCGGCGGCGCCGCGCGCGACGTCAAACGCTCCGCTGGAAGCAGCGGCTTCTGCGCTTACGGCATCACGCCGAATGCGGACGATCCCGTGTCGCTGGCAATTCACGGCCTGATCGATCACGCCGCCACGCAAGCGAAGCGCATCGACGAAATCGTCGACGCGCTGGAGCGGCTGGGCACGAGTCTGGAAGGGTTGCAAGGCGCGGATGCGGCGTTGCTCGATCTGCGGCGTCTGTCGGCTGCGATCGCGGGGAAGGTCGAGGGAGCGGCGGTGGAGCGTTGA
- a CDS encoding UDP-2,3-diacylglucosamine diphosphatase, whose amino-acid sequence MLQETPLRSVAAGVPGEGKRPHAARPFFFLSDIHLSEAIPHTVAAFEHFIRVTAEQADSVFILGDLFEYWIGDDMLAEPFVARMAALLHTLSERGIALYIMHGNRDFLLGKRFMKAAGAIWLPDPFVITAFGTRIALAHGDGLCTADRGYQMFRRFGRSRFAQLLFLAWPLRWRQKLAENMRSKSEQGRSRPVSPKYDVTGSAVAALFKSSKTATIIHGHTHRPARHREPGGTRWVLPDWDLDHGERRGGYLRIDAEGIRALPLN is encoded by the coding sequence ATGCTGCAAGAAACGCCGCTGCGAAGCGTCGCCGCGGGCGTGCCTGGCGAGGGCAAACGCCCGCACGCCGCACGCCCGTTTTTTTTCCTCTCCGATATTCACTTGAGCGAGGCGATTCCGCACACGGTCGCAGCGTTCGAGCATTTCATCCGCGTGACGGCCGAGCAGGCCGATTCGGTTTTCATACTCGGCGATCTGTTCGAGTACTGGATCGGCGACGACATGCTGGCCGAGCCGTTCGTCGCGCGCATGGCGGCGCTGCTTCATACGTTGTCCGAGCGCGGCATCGCGCTCTACATCATGCACGGCAACCGCGATTTTCTGCTGGGCAAGCGCTTCATGAAAGCGGCCGGCGCGATCTGGCTGCCCGATCCGTTCGTGATCACCGCATTCGGCACGCGTATCGCGCTCGCGCACGGCGACGGCCTGTGCACCGCGGATCGCGGCTATCAAATGTTCCGCCGTTTTGGGCGTAGCCGGTTCGCGCAGCTGCTGTTCCTGGCGTGGCCGCTGCGCTGGCGTCAGAAGCTCGCCGAGAACATGCGCTCGAAAAGCGAGCAAGGCCGCTCGCGGCCGGTTTCGCCGAAGTACGACGTGACCGGGTCGGCCGTGGCCGCGTTGTTCAAATCGTCGAAAACGGCGACCATCATTCATGGGCACACGCACCGGCCGGCGCGGCATCGCGAGCCGGGCGGCACGCGCTGGGTACTGCCGGATTGGGATCTCGACCACGGCGAGCGCCGTGGCGGGTATCTGCGTATCGATGCCGAAGGGATACGGGCGTTGCCGTTGAATTGA
- a CDS encoding peptidylprolyl isomerase produces the protein MKWLMLALGSAALIANAPAFAQSGSQAAHPSVLLKTSEGDIRVELYPEKAPKTVANFLDYVKSGQYSGTIFHRVIRGFMIQGGGYTQSFAEKPTRAPIVLESRNGLKNTIGTLAMARTSDPNSATAQFFINTVDNAGLDYPNPDGNGYAVFGKVTSGMDVVKKIEGAPTTSRGPMSDVPQKPIVIESATLVGK, from the coding sequence ATGAAATGGTTGATGTTGGCGCTCGGCAGCGCCGCCCTGATCGCAAACGCGCCCGCTTTTGCCCAGTCCGGTTCGCAAGCCGCGCATCCGTCCGTCCTCCTCAAGACATCGGAAGGCGACATCCGCGTCGAGCTGTATCCTGAGAAAGCGCCCAAGACGGTCGCCAACTTTCTCGACTACGTGAAGTCCGGCCAGTACAGCGGCACGATTTTCCATCGCGTGATTCGCGGCTTCATGATTCAGGGCGGCGGTTATACGCAGAGCTTCGCGGAGAAGCCGACGCGCGCGCCGATCGTGCTCGAAAGCCGTAACGGTCTGAAGAACACGATCGGCACGCTCGCCATGGCGCGCACCAGCGATCCGAATTCGGCCACCGCGCAGTTCTTCATCAACACGGTCGACAATGCCGGCCTCGACTATCCGAATCCGGACGGCAACGGCTATGCGGTGTTCGGCAAGGTCACGAGCGGCATGGACGTCGTGAAGAAGATCGAAGGCGCGCCGACCACCTCGCGCGGCCCGATGAGCGACGTGCCGCAAAAGCCGATCGTGATCGAGTCGGCAACGCTCGTCGGCAAGTAA
- the cysS gene encoding cysteine--tRNA ligase, with product MESLRIYNTLARDKQTFVPLQAGVVRMYVCGMTVYDYCHVGHARVMVVFDIVQRWLRTLGYDVTYVRNITDIDDKIIRRAVENGETIKSLTDRFIKALHEDADALGIQRPDVEPRATDFIPQMLGMIEQLEANGYAYQASDGDVNYAVRKFANYGKLSGKSLEDLRAGERVAANDAKQDPLDFVLWKQAKPDEPADTGWDSKYGRGRPGWHIECSAMGCTLLGEHFDIHGGGQDLQFPHHENEIAQSEAATGQTFVNFWMHNGYVQIDNEKMSKSLNNFFTIREVLAQYDAEVVRFFIARAHYRSPLNYSDVHIDDARNALTRLYTALKDVTPDGAELDWNEAYAQRFQAAMNDDFNTPVAVSVLFELATEVNRTRDPALARQLRSLGAVIGLLGREPRAFLQQAAGAAAAGALEADAIEAKIAARTAAKQAKDFAAADRIRSELLEAGVALEDKPGGLTEWRRV from the coding sequence ATGGAATCACTGCGCATCTACAACACGCTCGCGCGTGACAAGCAAACTTTCGTGCCGCTGCAAGCCGGCGTCGTGCGGATGTACGTCTGCGGGATGACCGTGTACGACTATTGTCACGTCGGCCACGCGCGCGTGATGGTCGTGTTCGATATCGTGCAGCGCTGGTTGCGCACGCTCGGCTACGACGTGACCTACGTGCGCAATATCACGGACATCGACGACAAGATCATCCGGCGCGCAGTGGAGAACGGCGAAACGATCAAATCGCTGACCGACCGCTTCATCAAGGCGCTGCATGAAGATGCGGACGCGCTCGGCATCCAGCGTCCCGACGTCGAGCCGCGCGCCACGGACTTCATTCCCCAGATGCTCGGCATGATCGAGCAGCTCGAAGCGAACGGCTACGCCTACCAGGCGAGCGACGGCGACGTGAACTATGCGGTGCGCAAGTTCGCGAATTACGGCAAGCTCTCGGGCAAGTCGCTCGAAGATCTGCGCGCGGGCGAACGCGTCGCGGCGAACGACGCGAAGCAGGACCCGCTCGACTTCGTGTTGTGGAAGCAGGCCAAGCCGGACGAGCCGGCCGACACCGGCTGGGATTCGAAGTACGGGCGCGGCCGTCCCGGCTGGCATATCGAATGCTCGGCCATGGGCTGCACGTTGCTCGGCGAACATTTCGACATTCACGGCGGCGGCCAGGACCTGCAGTTTCCGCACCACGAAAACGAGATTGCGCAAAGTGAAGCCGCTACCGGTCAAACCTTCGTCAATTTCTGGATGCACAACGGCTACGTACAGATCGACAATGAGAAGATGTCGAAGTCGTTGAACAACTTCTTTACGATTCGCGAAGTATTGGCACAGTACGATGCCGAGGTCGTGCGGTTCTTCATCGCGCGCGCGCATTACCGCTCGCCGCTGAATTACAGCGACGTGCATATCGACGACGCGCGCAACGCCCTCACGCGTTTGTACACCGCGCTGAAGGACGTCACGCCCGACGGCGCGGAACTCGACTGGAACGAAGCGTATGCGCAGCGTTTCCAGGCAGCAATGAACGACGACTTCAACACGCCGGTTGCCGTATCGGTGTTGTTCGAGTTGGCAACTGAAGTGAACCGCACGCGCGACCCGGCGCTGGCCCGTCAATTGCGATCGCTGGGTGCTGTGATCGGACTGCTCGGCCGCGAGCCGCGCGCCTTCCTGCAGCAGGCAGCGGGGGCAGCCGCCGCTGGCGCGCTCGAGGCCGACGCGATCGAAGCGAAGATTGCCGCGCGCACGGCCGCGAAGCAGGCGAAGGACTTTGCGGCAGCAGACCGGATCCGGTCCGAATTGCTCGAGGCCGGCGTTGCACTGGAAGACAAACCCGGCGGATTGACCGAGTGGCGGCGCGTGTGA
- a CDS encoding RNA methyltransferase, with the protein MDHTHHSSDPAVAELRGGFTSTRFVLVEPSHPGNVGAAARALKTMGFSRLVLVSPRVPHVQSDPEAIAMASGADDVLASAHIVPTLADALSGVHWSIALTARLREYGPPQWTPRAAAGVAREQATHGEIALVFGNERTGLSNEDVERCSALAHIPANPAYSSLNLAQAVQVLAYELRTMYLSTDSATLTAYSAPQAAAGQGEPAGARAASDEIESMFVHLESALVALEFLDPANPKKLMSRLRRLFARSGLEREEVNIVRGIAKHILLKTGRKDGDAS; encoded by the coding sequence GTGGACCACACCCACCATTCTTCCGATCCCGCCGTAGCCGAGCTGCGCGGCGGCTTCACCTCGACCCGCTTCGTCCTCGTCGAACCGAGCCATCCGGGCAACGTCGGCGCCGCGGCGCGCGCGCTGAAAACCATGGGTTTTTCGCGGCTAGTGCTGGTATCGCCGCGCGTGCCGCACGTGCAAAGCGATCCGGAGGCCATCGCCATGGCGAGCGGCGCCGACGACGTGCTGGCGTCCGCGCACATCGTGCCGACGCTCGCCGACGCGCTGAGCGGCGTGCATTGGTCGATCGCGCTGACTGCCCGGCTGCGCGAATACGGACCGCCGCAATGGACGCCACGTGCCGCGGCAGGCGTCGCGCGCGAGCAGGCGACGCACGGCGAGATCGCTTTGGTGTTCGGCAACGAGCGCACGGGTTTGTCGAACGAGGATGTGGAGCGGTGCAGCGCGCTCGCGCACATTCCGGCCAATCCGGCCTACAGTTCGCTCAATCTCGCGCAGGCCGTGCAGGTGCTGGCGTATGAGTTGCGCACCATGTATCTCTCGACCGACAGTGCAACGCTCACGGCCTATTCCGCGCCTCAAGCTGCAGCGGGGCAGGGTGAGCCGGCCGGTGCGCGGGCGGCGAGCGACGAGATCGAGAGCATGTTCGTGCATCTGGAAAGCGCGCTGGTGGCGCTCGAATTTCTCGACCCGGCCAATCCGAAGAAGCTGATGTCGCGTTTGCGCCGCCTGTTCGCTCGCTCCGGTCTGGAGCGTGAGGAAGTGAATATCGTGCGCGGTATCGCCAAGCACATCCTGTTGAAGACCGGGCGCAAGGACGGTGACGCGTCCTGA
- a CDS encoding tetratricopeptide repeat protein, giving the protein MKPSSGRARSAATLAATAFGGVARGMTHGAIHGGVRHTTRALALRATLAVALAAVPAAAAFAQKTATLPQGPAVRDNTPEIDASIAQKNWAASLTQLDARIASNPRDAQAKFKRGTVLAHLGRDDEAITAFTELTQTYPELPEPYNNLAALYAKQGRYAEARAALETATKVNPGYGLAYENLGDLYLRMANEAYRRAQSLGKASATTTQRLAEIQKVISPVKTQAPARQAASAEDDYTARATSNMTQTPSFQYGGANGSLAMPPYMAPSK; this is encoded by the coding sequence ATGAAACCTTCAAGCGGCCGCGCGCGCAGCGCTGCGACCCTCGCCGCGACGGCCTTCGGCGGCGTCGCGCGCGGCATGACGCACGGCGCGATCCACGGCGGCGTTCGTCACACCACGCGCGCCCTCGCCTTGCGCGCCACCCTGGCTGTGGCCCTTGCGGCCGTACCGGCCGCGGCCGCCTTCGCGCAGAAAACCGCCACGCTGCCACAAGGGCCCGCCGTGCGCGACAACACGCCGGAAATCGACGCGTCGATCGCGCAGAAAAACTGGGCGGCCTCATTGACCCAGCTCGACGCGCGCATCGCCTCGAATCCGCGCGACGCACAGGCGAAATTCAAGCGCGGCACGGTGCTCGCCCACCTCGGCCGCGATGACGAAGCCATCACCGCGTTCACCGAACTCACGCAGACCTACCCCGAGTTGCCCGAGCCGTATAACAACCTCGCCGCGCTCTACGCAAAGCAAGGCCGTTATGCCGAAGCGCGCGCCGCGCTCGAAACGGCGACCAAGGTCAATCCGGGCTACGGCCTCGCTTACGAAAATCTCGGCGACCTGTATTTGCGCATGGCCAACGAGGCTTATCGCCGCGCGCAGAGCCTCGGCAAGGCGAGCGCCACCACCACGCAGCGCCTCGCGGAGATCCAGAAGGTGATTTCGCCGGTCAAGACCCAGGCGCCCGCAAGACAGGCCGCCTCTGCGGAAGACGACTACACCGCCCGCGCCACCTCGAACATGACGCAGACGCCGAGCTTCCAGTACGGCGGCGCGAACGGCTCGCTCGCCATGCCGCCCTACATGGCGCCGTCGAAGTAA
- the lplT gene encoding lysophospholipid transporter LplT has protein sequence MKKGFYTIIAAQFISSLADNALLIAAIALLSVIRSAAWVTPLLQIFFTVSYVLLAPFVGAFADSMQKRHVMFVSNALKASGCLMMIAGVHPMIAYGVVGFGAAAYSPAKYGILTELLPAEKLVKANAWLESATVLSTIVGTMVGGALISTFADKFVAHAHLPLIRSSADLAMFATMVTYAIAAAINIFIPDTGARYENRLKEPKKLVGDFYHCFNVLWADKLAQIALWVTTLMWGGAVTLQLLVLKWANVNLGLSLSKAAVMQGVTGLGIAVGAAAAAALIPLRQSLRVLPIGILTGAVAIAMAFYNKDLFPPGSGIRIGSYVLPFYILLAYPLMILLGALSGFFIVPMNAILQHRGATLLSAGHSIAVQNFNQNLAVLLMLGAYALLLTAKMPAQWIIVVFGTFITFMMWLAKRRSAVNERTVDMRVMVEE, from the coding sequence ATGAAAAAAGGCTTCTACACAATCATCGCGGCGCAGTTCATTTCGTCGCTGGCGGACAATGCACTGTTGATCGCGGCCATCGCGCTGCTCTCCGTGATCCGCTCGGCCGCCTGGGTCACGCCGCTGCTGCAGATCTTCTTCACCGTTTCCTACGTGCTGCTCGCGCCGTTCGTCGGCGCTTTCGCCGATTCGATGCAAAAGCGGCATGTCATGTTCGTCTCCAACGCGCTGAAGGCGAGCGGCTGCCTGATGATGATCGCGGGCGTTCATCCGATGATTGCCTACGGCGTGGTCGGCTTCGGCGCGGCCGCGTATTCGCCGGCCAAGTACGGCATCCTCACTGAACTGCTGCCTGCGGAAAAACTCGTCAAGGCGAACGCGTGGCTCGAGTCGGCCACGGTGCTATCGACCATTGTCGGCACGATGGTGGGCGGCGCGCTGATCAGCACCTTCGCGGACAAATTCGTCGCGCATGCGCATCTGCCGCTGATCCGTTCTTCCGCCGACCTCGCCATGTTCGCGACGATGGTGACGTATGCGATCGCCGCCGCGATCAACATCTTCATTCCCGACACCGGCGCGCGTTATGAAAACCGCCTGAAAGAACCGAAGAAGCTGGTCGGCGATTTCTACCATTGCTTTAACGTGCTGTGGGCCGACAAACTCGCACAGATCGCGCTGTGGGTAACGACCCTGATGTGGGGTGGCGCGGTGACGCTGCAACTGCTGGTGCTCAAATGGGCCAACGTGAACCTCGGGCTGTCGCTCTCGAAGGCGGCGGTCATGCAAGGCGTCACGGGGCTCGGCATCGCGGTGGGCGCGGCGGCCGCGGCCGCGCTGATTCCGCTGCGCCAGTCGCTACGCGTGTTGCCGATCGGCATCCTGACCGGCGCGGTGGCGATCGCCATGGCGTTCTACAACAAGGACCTGTTCCCGCCGGGTTCGGGCATTCGCATCGGCAGTTACGTCCTGCCGTTCTACATTCTGCTCGCCTATCCGCTGATGATCCTGCTCGGAGCGCTGTCGGGATTTTTCATCGTGCCGATGAACGCGATTCTCCAGCATCGCGGCGCGACGCTGCTCTCCGCGGGACATTCGATCGCGGTGCAGAATTTCAACCAGAATCTCGCCGTGCTGCTGATGCTCGGCGCGTATGCGCTGCTGCTCACTGCGAAGATGCCAGCGCAGTGGATCATTGTCGTATTCGGCACGTTCATCACCTTCATGATGTGGCTCGCCAAACGGCGCAGCGCGGTGAATGAACGCACGGTGGACATGCGGGTGATGGTGGAAGAATGA
- a CDS encoding peptidylprolyl isomerase gives MVELHTNHGVIKLELDAEKAPKSVENFLNYVKAGHYDNTVFHRVIDGFMIQGGGFEPGMKQKPTAEPITNEANNGLKNVNGSIAMARTNDPHSATAQFFINVNDNDFLNHSSPTPQGWGYAVFGKVVEGMDIVEKIKKVKTGSKGFHQDVPADDVVIEKAVIVD, from the coding sequence ATGGTTGAACTGCATACGAACCACGGCGTCATCAAACTCGAACTGGACGCTGAAAAGGCGCCGAAGTCGGTTGAAAACTTCCTCAACTACGTGAAAGCCGGCCACTACGACAACACGGTGTTTCACCGCGTGATCGACGGCTTCATGATCCAGGGCGGCGGTTTCGAGCCCGGCATGAAGCAGAAGCCGACGGCCGAGCCGATCACCAACGAAGCGAACAACGGTCTGAAGAACGTGAACGGCTCGATCGCCATGGCGCGCACGAACGACCCGCATTCGGCCACGGCGCAATTCTTCATCAACGTGAACGACAACGACTTCCTGAACCACTCGTCGCCGACGCCGCAGGGCTGGGGCTACGCCGTGTTCGGCAAGGTGGTCGAAGGCATGGACATCGTCGAGAAAATCAAGAAGGTCAAGACGGGTTCGAAGGGCTTCCATCAGGACGTGCCGGCAGACGACGTGGTGATCGAAAAGGCCGTGATCGTCGACTGA